One Tripterygium wilfordii isolate XIE 37 chromosome 10, ASM1340144v1, whole genome shotgun sequence DNA segment encodes these proteins:
- the LOC120007578 gene encoding tRNA-specific adenosine deaminase TAD3-like isoform X2, with protein MEETVVMNEETGEAWRIVNIPGKPPIPTDQQPTVNVYASMIEPNLANTLIRRLNQIAPLENLRHVKRIRKKAVEGGKSQLSAILCLACEDENQWNCVPENVQELVNSYQLSPFITQVCKYAASSKEEWEGQCKLWPTSYHPPTYNINGVMGFSEEDSQSVFSFMKFAIELAKSSEERLVNAAVIVDPSNRQIIASACDQINSWLPPESNASMSNGCIEQAESLCSHPKSSQVATNVFPLSNGSSDKFRKLYTNVSCLNPWRSSEQRPRTSSCYWHPLRHAAIVAIEVSAAMDRHLFPALGHIGDECYDVEDMQSSFITSPAKRPKTNLTNVEKEDKQVLHTKDSCSISERPYLCTGYDIFLVWEPCTMCAMALVHQRIRRIFYAFPNPKAGALGSVHRLQGEKSLNHHYAVFRVLLPYELPTKGETLAEIADKDKRANALQFH; from the exons atggaggaaacgGTAGTGATGAACGAGGAGACTGGGGAGGCGTGGCGAATCGTTAACATCCCCGGCAAACCTCCGATTCCTACCGATCAACAACCCACCG TGAATGTGTATGCATCAATGATTGAGCCGAACCTTGCCAACACTCTCATCAG GCGCCTGAATCAAATAGCTCCATTGGAGAATTTACGACATGTGAAGCGGATTCGAAAGAAAGCTGTTGAAGGGG ggAAATCTCAGCTGTCGGCAATCTTATGCCTTGCTTGTGAAGATGAGAATCAGTGGAACTGTGTTCCAGAAAATGTACAGGAGCTAGTCAACTCCTACCAGTTGAGTCCTTTTATAACACAA GTTTGTAAGTATGCTGCATCATCAAAAGAAGAGTGGGAAGGACAATGCAAGCTCTGGCCAACATCATATCATCCGCCTACCTA CAATATTAATGGCGTCATGGGATTTAGTGAAGAGGATTCACAATCAGTTTTCAGCTTCATGAAATTCGCTATTGAGTTAGCAAAATCCAGTGAAGAAAGG TTAGTCAATGCTGCAGTTATCGTGGACCCTTCCAATAGGCAGATTATTGCATCTGCCTGTGATCAAATCAACTCTTGGCTTCCCCCAGAAAGCAATGCCAGCATGAGTAACGGCTGTATTGAACAAGCAGAATCTCTGTGTTCTCATCCCAAGTCCTCTCAAGTAGCAACCAATGTATTCCCACTTTCAAATGGTTCATCTGATAAATTCAGAAAATTATATACTAATGTTTCTTGTTTGAATCCTTGGCGGTCGTCTGAGCAACGACCAAGGACAAGTTCATGTTATTGGCATCCTCTGCGGCATGCTGCTATTGTTGCTATTGAAGTTTCTGCTGCCATGGATAGACACCTATTTCCTGCTCTTGGACACATTGGAGATGAGTGTTACGATGTGGAAGATATGCAATCTTCTTTCATAACTTCTCCAGCAAAAAGACCAAAGACCAACCTTACAAAT GTTGAGAAAGAAGACAAACAGGTTTTGCACACCAAGGATTCTTGTTCTATATCAGAGAGACCTTATCTATGTACTGGTTATGACATCTTCCTTGTTTGGGAGCCATGTACAAT GTGTGCGATGGCCCTTGTTCATCAAAGGATCAGGCGCATATTTTATGCTTTTCCAAATCCCAAGGCTGGTGCATTAGGCAGTGTTCACAGGCTACAGGGGGAGAAAAGCTTAAATCATCATTATGCTGTGTTCAGGGTTTTGTTGCCTTATGAACTCCCAACTAAAGGCGAAACTCTAGCTGAAATAGCTGATAAAGACAAAAGAGCAAATGCCCTGCAGTTCCATTAG
- the LOC120007578 gene encoding tRNA-specific adenosine deaminase TAD3-like isoform X1 codes for MEETVVMNEETGEAWRIVNIPGKPPIPTDQQPTVNVYASMIEPNLANTLIRFLFDRRLNQIAPLENLRHVKRIRKKAVEGGKSQLSAILCLACEDENQWNCVPENVQELVNSYQLSPFITQVCKYAASSKEEWEGQCKLWPTSYHPPTYNINGVMGFSEEDSQSVFSFMKFAIELAKSSEERLVNAAVIVDPSNRQIIASACDQINSWLPPESNASMSNGCIEQAESLCSHPKSSQVATNVFPLSNGSSDKFRKLYTNVSCLNPWRSSEQRPRTSSCYWHPLRHAAIVAIEVSAAMDRHLFPALGHIGDECYDVEDMQSSFITSPAKRPKTNLTNVEKEDKQVLHTKDSCSISERPYLCTGYDIFLVWEPCTMCAMALVHQRIRRIFYAFPNPKAGALGSVHRLQGEKSLNHHYAVFRVLLPYELPTKGETLAEIADKDKRANALQFH; via the exons atggaggaaacgGTAGTGATGAACGAGGAGACTGGGGAGGCGTGGCGAATCGTTAACATCCCCGGCAAACCTCCGATTCCTACCGATCAACAACCCACCG TGAATGTGTATGCATCAATGATTGAGCCGAACCTTGCCAACACTCTCATCAG ATTCTTATTTGATAGGCGCCTGAATCAAATAGCTCCATTGGAGAATTTACGACATGTGAAGCGGATTCGAAAGAAAGCTGTTGAAGGGG ggAAATCTCAGCTGTCGGCAATCTTATGCCTTGCTTGTGAAGATGAGAATCAGTGGAACTGTGTTCCAGAAAATGTACAGGAGCTAGTCAACTCCTACCAGTTGAGTCCTTTTATAACACAA GTTTGTAAGTATGCTGCATCATCAAAAGAAGAGTGGGAAGGACAATGCAAGCTCTGGCCAACATCATATCATCCGCCTACCTA CAATATTAATGGCGTCATGGGATTTAGTGAAGAGGATTCACAATCAGTTTTCAGCTTCATGAAATTCGCTATTGAGTTAGCAAAATCCAGTGAAGAAAGG TTAGTCAATGCTGCAGTTATCGTGGACCCTTCCAATAGGCAGATTATTGCATCTGCCTGTGATCAAATCAACTCTTGGCTTCCCCCAGAAAGCAATGCCAGCATGAGTAACGGCTGTATTGAACAAGCAGAATCTCTGTGTTCTCATCCCAAGTCCTCTCAAGTAGCAACCAATGTATTCCCACTTTCAAATGGTTCATCTGATAAATTCAGAAAATTATATACTAATGTTTCTTGTTTGAATCCTTGGCGGTCGTCTGAGCAACGACCAAGGACAAGTTCATGTTATTGGCATCCTCTGCGGCATGCTGCTATTGTTGCTATTGAAGTTTCTGCTGCCATGGATAGACACCTATTTCCTGCTCTTGGACACATTGGAGATGAGTGTTACGATGTGGAAGATATGCAATCTTCTTTCATAACTTCTCCAGCAAAAAGACCAAAGACCAACCTTACAAAT GTTGAGAAAGAAGACAAACAGGTTTTGCACACCAAGGATTCTTGTTCTATATCAGAGAGACCTTATCTATGTACTGGTTATGACATCTTCCTTGTTTGGGAGCCATGTACAAT GTGTGCGATGGCCCTTGTTCATCAAAGGATCAGGCGCATATTTTATGCTTTTCCAAATCCCAAGGCTGGTGCATTAGGCAGTGTTCACAGGCTACAGGGGGAGAAAAGCTTAAATCATCATTATGCTGTGTTCAGGGTTTTGTTGCCTTATGAACTCCCAACTAAAGGCGAAACTCTAGCTGAAATAGCTGATAAAGACAAAAGAGCAAATGCCCTGCAGTTCCATTAG
- the LOC120007578 gene encoding tRNA-specific adenosine deaminase TAD3-like isoform X3, with amino-acid sequence MEETVVMNEETGEAWRIVNIPGKPPIPTDQQPTVNVYASMIEPNLANTLIRFLFDRRLNQIAPLENLRHVKRIRKKAVEGGKSQLSAILCLACEDENQWNCVPENVQELVNSYHNINGVMGFSEEDSQSVFSFMKFAIELAKSSEERLVNAAVIVDPSNRQIIASACDQINSWLPPESNASMSNGCIEQAESLCSHPKSSQVATNVFPLSNGSSDKFRKLYTNVSCLNPWRSSEQRPRTSSCYWHPLRHAAIVAIEVSAAMDRHLFPALGHIGDECYDVEDMQSSFITSPAKRPKTNLTNVEKEDKQVLHTKDSCSISERPYLCTGYDIFLVWEPCTMCAMALVHQRIRRIFYAFPNPKAGALGSVHRLQGEKSLNHHYAVFRVLLPYELPTKGETLAEIADKDKRANALQFH; translated from the exons atggaggaaacgGTAGTGATGAACGAGGAGACTGGGGAGGCGTGGCGAATCGTTAACATCCCCGGCAAACCTCCGATTCCTACCGATCAACAACCCACCG TGAATGTGTATGCATCAATGATTGAGCCGAACCTTGCCAACACTCTCATCAG ATTCTTATTTGATAGGCGCCTGAATCAAATAGCTCCATTGGAGAATTTACGACATGTGAAGCGGATTCGAAAGAAAGCTGTTGAAGGGG ggAAATCTCAGCTGTCGGCAATCTTATGCCTTGCTTGTGAAGATGAGAATCAGTGGAACTGTGTTCCAGAAAATGTACAGGAGCTAGTCAACTCCTACCA CAATATTAATGGCGTCATGGGATTTAGTGAAGAGGATTCACAATCAGTTTTCAGCTTCATGAAATTCGCTATTGAGTTAGCAAAATCCAGTGAAGAAAGG TTAGTCAATGCTGCAGTTATCGTGGACCCTTCCAATAGGCAGATTATTGCATCTGCCTGTGATCAAATCAACTCTTGGCTTCCCCCAGAAAGCAATGCCAGCATGAGTAACGGCTGTATTGAACAAGCAGAATCTCTGTGTTCTCATCCCAAGTCCTCTCAAGTAGCAACCAATGTATTCCCACTTTCAAATGGTTCATCTGATAAATTCAGAAAATTATATACTAATGTTTCTTGTTTGAATCCTTGGCGGTCGTCTGAGCAACGACCAAGGACAAGTTCATGTTATTGGCATCCTCTGCGGCATGCTGCTATTGTTGCTATTGAAGTTTCTGCTGCCATGGATAGACACCTATTTCCTGCTCTTGGACACATTGGAGATGAGTGTTACGATGTGGAAGATATGCAATCTTCTTTCATAACTTCTCCAGCAAAAAGACCAAAGACCAACCTTACAAAT GTTGAGAAAGAAGACAAACAGGTTTTGCACACCAAGGATTCTTGTTCTATATCAGAGAGACCTTATCTATGTACTGGTTATGACATCTTCCTTGTTTGGGAGCCATGTACAAT GTGTGCGATGGCCCTTGTTCATCAAAGGATCAGGCGCATATTTTATGCTTTTCCAAATCCCAAGGCTGGTGCATTAGGCAGTGTTCACAGGCTACAGGGGGAGAAAAGCTTAAATCATCATTATGCTGTGTTCAGGGTTTTGTTGCCTTATGAACTCCCAACTAAAGGCGAAACTCTAGCTGAAATAGCTGATAAAGACAAAAGAGCAAATGCCCTGCAGTTCCATTAG